A single window of Candidatus Rhabdochlamydia oedothoracis DNA harbors:
- a CDS encoding transposase, with amino-acid sequence MVFFSSGRGGGEQVDYGYKGKGVTSHLLVEKSGKPLAITFTSASGDEKKQVIPLLRKVIPFIKKAWNQGKVPILEADKGYDSEQTRIDVLSHEVFPLIARKRNTKGYKIKGICYLEKQRWVVERTISWLKTCFRRLTVRWERKAIYWNGLLMFGLLGYWMNFLSRQVSLKQ; translated from the coding sequence ATGGTTTTTTTTTCCAGCGGACGCGGAGGAGGAGAGCAAGTTGATTATGGCTACAAAGGTAAAGGCGTGACATCGCATTTACTGGTAGAAAAATCAGGAAAGCCTCTTGCAATCACTTTTACATCAGCATCCGGGGATGAGAAAAAACAAGTGATCCCTCTGCTTAGGAAAGTCATTCCCTTCATTAAAAAAGCATGGAATCAGGGAAAAGTACCCATACTTGAAGCAGATAAAGGTTATGACTCAGAGCAAACACGTATCGATGTTCTTTCCCATGAGGTTTTTCCTCTGATAGCTCGGAAAAGAAACACTAAGGGATATAAGATAAAAGGCATTTGCTACCTTGAAAAGCAACGTTGGGTCGTTGAGAGAACGATTTCTTGGTTAAAGACATGCTTCCGTCGTCTTACAGTGCGCTGGGAAAGAAAGGCAATATATTGGAACGGACTATTAATGTTTGGACTACTGGGATATTGGATGAATTTCTTAAGTCGGCAAGTATCTTTAAAACAGTAA
- a CDS encoding transposase, giving the protein MSKQGLNEEQFKILEPQMEKWVNRNHYGRKLAPWRPVVNTIFWVLRTGAPWKDAPRNKEFSHPSTAHAWLGRMQSAGFLDQFLEELLKLAEQLGCIDAQRLSVDGFFFQRTRRRRAS; this is encoded by the coding sequence ATGAGCAAGCAAGGATTAAATGAAGAACAGTTTAAAATACTCGAACCTCAAATGGAAAAATGGGTAAATCGTAACCATTATGGAAGAAAATTAGCGCCATGGAGACCTGTAGTGAATACTATTTTCTGGGTGCTTCGGACAGGAGCTCCTTGGAAAGATGCACCTAGAAACAAGGAGTTTTCTCATCCCTCAACAGCACACGCATGGCTTGGAAGAATGCAATCTGCTGGATTTTTAGATCAATTTTTAGAAGAGCTGCTTAAGCTTGCCGAACAGCTGGGGTGTATTGATGCCCAGAGACTCTCTGTAGATGGTTTTTTTTTCCAGCGGACGCGGAGGAGGAGAGCAAGTTGA
- a CDS encoding IS630 family transposase, which produces MYFIDAVHPEHQSQAVCGWIKKGVQKILQTSGKQLRLHFAGALCLTGMKIFTEEYKTVDADAMLDFFKKLEKQTKARIIHVILDNARSNKNKKLEEFLMSSRIKVHYLPPYSPNLNPIERLWKILREKTVYNRYTSLISN; this is translated from the coding sequence ATCTATTTCATAGATGCTGTGCATCCTGAACATCAGTCCCAAGCCGTATGTGGATGGATCAAAAAAGGCGTTCAAAAGATTTTGCAGACATCCGGGAAACAATTGCGATTGCATTTTGCTGGAGCTCTTTGCCTGACAGGAATGAAGATTTTTACAGAGGAATATAAGACAGTTGATGCCGATGCAATGCTCGATTTTTTCAAGAAGCTAGAAAAACAGACAAAGGCTCGAATTATTCATGTAATTTTGGATAATGCGAGATCAAACAAAAATAAGAAACTAGAAGAGTTTCTGATGTCTTCTAGGATTAAAGTGCATTATCTCCCTCCTTATTCGCCGAATTTGAATCCTATCGAACGCTTGTGGAAGATCTTAAGGGAAAAGACGGTATACAATCGATATACTAGTTTAATTTCAAATTAA
- a CDS encoding transposase: MTPKQYASGEVQRQERISKCGSNELRSLLVEAGMVMLTRSKKWSKVKAWGLKIMQKKGMKKAALAVGRKLSVIMHKMLIEQKEFIYGEPKIA; this comes from the coding sequence ATGACTCCCAAACAATATGCCTCTGGAGAAGTGCAAAGACAGGAAAGAATTTCGAAATGTGGATCCAATGAACTTAGGTCTTTGTTAGTTGAGGCTGGAATGGTAATGCTCACACGAAGTAAGAAATGGAGTAAAGTGAAAGCTTGGGGTTTAAAAATTATGCAAAAAAAAGGGATGAAGAAAGCCGCTTTAGCAGTAGGTAGAAAGTTATCCGTGATCATGCACAAGATGCTGATCGAACAAAAAGAATTTATTTATGGCGAGCCAAAAATAGCTTAA
- the tpiA gene encoding triose-phosphate isomerase → MSRVPLIIANWKMYKSVKEARSFINSLIPLIASSKRRIFIAPSYPAIPVSVETAGNSSIVIGAQNIHDQIEGAFTGEVSAKMIKECGAQFSLIGHSERREYFQESNLLINRKLKRSLKEKLIPILCLGETLQERKGGLVEVTLRTQLEECLMALSEEEVKQVVIAYEPVWAIGAGKTATKEEAQDVHAFIRNYIQNLMGRRVADDLPILYGGSVKPENISNLMAEPDIDGALVGGASLDVISFAQIVNF, encoded by the coding sequence ATGTCGCGCGTACCCCTTATTATTGCAAATTGGAAGATGTATAAGTCTGTTAAAGAAGCGAGAAGCTTTATTAACAGTTTGATCCCTTTGATTGCATCTTCAAAGAGACGCATTTTTATAGCACCTTCTTATCCTGCGATTCCAGTGTCTGTGGAGACTGCGGGTAATAGCTCTATTGTGATCGGTGCTCAGAATATCCATGATCAAATAGAAGGTGCATTTACAGGGGAGGTCTCTGCAAAAATGATCAAGGAGTGTGGAGCTCAATTTTCCCTCATTGGCCATTCGGAGCGAAGAGAGTATTTTCAAGAAAGCAATCTATTGATTAACCGCAAGCTGAAGCGCTCTCTTAAAGAAAAGCTCATACCGATTTTATGTTTAGGAGAGACGCTTCAAGAAAGGAAAGGGGGATTAGTAGAGGTTACTTTGAGAACCCAGCTTGAAGAGTGTCTAATGGCCTTAAGTGAAGAGGAAGTAAAACAGGTTGTGATTGCCTATGAACCCGTCTGGGCTATTGGTGCTGGTAAAACGGCAACCAAAGAGGAAGCACAAGATGTGCATGCATTCATACGTAATTATATTCAAAACTTAATGGGAAGAAGAGTAGCCGATGATTTACCCATACTGTATGGTGGATCGGTAAAACCAGAAAACATATCGAATTTAATGGCTGAGCCTGACATCGATGGAGCACTTGTTGGAGGAGCTTCTTTAGATGTTATCTCATTTGCCCAGATTGTTAATTTTTAG
- the secG gene encoding preprotein translocase subunit SecG, giving the protein MTFVFYLVIFLFILLCAVLCLVVLVQESKSLGLGASFGGDPGDSLFGTSTADILKKFTAYLGIIFIISCVVLSLWTGALSRRTSLNPTIIEEVQH; this is encoded by the coding sequence ATGACTTTTGTTTTTTATCTTGTAATTTTTTTATTTATCTTGCTCTGCGCTGTTTTATGTCTTGTGGTATTAGTACAAGAGAGCAAAAGTTTAGGTTTAGGAGCCTCTTTTGGAGGAGATCCTGGAGATTCTTTATTTGGCACATCTACAGCAGATATTTTAAAGAAGTTTACAGCTTATTTGGGAATTATCTTTATTATTTCATGCGTAGTACTATCTCTATGGACCGGAGCTTTAAGCCGTAGGACTTCTTTAAATCCTACAATAATTGAAGAAGTGCAGCATTGA
- the def gene encoding peptide deformylase produces the protein MLASLRYYGDPILRKICKPITVITNEIRQLIQSMIAIMDKHDGVGLAAPQLGHDIRLFVLRNYVDLENDKWKLSEPRVYINPKLSFPRKNQVKEEEGCLSIPKLFYKVTRPDFVVVKALDLSGNPFTEKIDGYNARVRMHENDHLNGVLFIDHLDAKTRKEIKPLLREIKKKYQSI, from the coding sequence ATGTTGGCTTCTCTTCGCTATTATGGCGATCCCATCTTAAGAAAGATCTGTAAACCAATTACTGTAATCACAAATGAAATCAGGCAGCTGATACAAAGTATGATTGCGATCATGGATAAACATGATGGAGTTGGTTTAGCAGCTCCTCAATTAGGCCATGATATTCGTTTATTTGTTCTACGCAATTATGTCGATTTGGAAAATGATAAGTGGAAGCTATCTGAACCTAGAGTGTATATCAACCCAAAGTTATCCTTTCCTAGAAAAAATCAAGTAAAAGAAGAAGAAGGGTGTCTTTCTATTCCTAAACTTTTCTATAAAGTCACAAGACCTGATTTTGTAGTTGTAAAAGCTTTAGATCTCAGTGGGAATCCTTTTACAGAAAAGATAGATGGTTATAATGCACGTGTGCGCATGCATGAAAATGATCATCTCAACGGTGTGCTTTTTATCGATCATCTGGATGCAAAAACGCGTAAGGAGATCAAGCCTCTTCTTAGAGAAATTAAGAAAAAATACCAGTCTATTTAA
- a CDS encoding HEAT repeat domain-containing protein, with protein MALFKKTLKFLFCISFIYSHLQAETLQTKVNPLHIFYLVQSKEISQAITLYQRYKEELGRHDFEALQRMAEMILEQGAKSLESEEQLISLLGLKIARIQTTKEILESGITSRHPEVQLATLQLIGQLQDDRFESLLNKAMSSGFLYTRLEAAYQLAIRKTRNSVGQVESLMHKLPPEMRFFFPQFFALVGSSDAVLLLKQLLDDPIQKTRIEAILHSAKAGYEELLPNIRRKASHINPAEQEACCFALGALKDTHALSILRNLSLSNNDNVKLAANYSLYLLGEESAKEKIFSLAKEKNLFAIALLGKIMGSEKVLISLLQENHLQIRFNAMLSLLDLKDERCLPYVKEFLVRDSRDFGFQPQMTIGNAFTAWKVVPSMQQHMKHSFYDLVGLSLYVKEEILRKSIELSPDAFVDLASFLLDARQLELIPGISSLLQNLQTPKAIALLEKHAQRAKIPLIRNYCNLALFQLNKNTPSKQLILEWIHSQQNRQIIQFRPLLTRENYFKDKTAFELTPEENSQLLISCYQVISNQHTKEGLDVLLDSLQQGHQKNRPLIAGLLIQTLQ; from the coding sequence ATGGCATTATTTAAAAAAACCTTAAAGTTTCTTTTTTGCATATCTTTTATCTATTCTCACCTACAAGCAGAAACTCTGCAAACAAAGGTTAATCCATTACATATTTTCTATCTGGTACAATCTAAAGAGATCTCGCAAGCAATCACCCTCTATCAACGGTATAAAGAAGAGTTGGGGCGGCATGATTTTGAAGCATTGCAGCGCATGGCTGAAATGATTTTAGAACAAGGTGCTAAAAGTTTAGAGAGCGAAGAACAACTCATTTCTCTATTGGGATTGAAGATTGCTAGAATCCAAACTACAAAAGAAATCTTAGAATCAGGAATTACAAGTAGGCATCCAGAAGTGCAACTTGCTACTTTGCAATTGATTGGACAATTACAAGATGATCGATTTGAATCCCTTTTAAATAAAGCCATGTCCTCTGGTTTTTTGTATACAAGGCTAGAAGCAGCTTATCAATTAGCCATTAGAAAAACACGAAATTCCGTGGGTCAAGTAGAATCTCTCATGCATAAACTACCTCCTGAAATGCGCTTTTTTTTTCCTCAATTTTTTGCTTTAGTCGGCTCTTCCGATGCCGTTTTATTACTCAAACAACTACTCGATGACCCTATTCAAAAAACGCGCATTGAAGCTATTTTACATTCTGCAAAAGCTGGATACGAAGAGCTATTACCTAATATTCGTAGAAAAGCCTCTCACATTAATCCTGCAGAACAAGAAGCTTGCTGTTTTGCTCTCGGAGCTTTAAAAGATACACATGCTCTATCCATTTTGCGAAATCTAAGCCTTTCTAATAATGATAATGTGAAATTAGCCGCTAATTATTCGCTGTATTTACTAGGAGAAGAAAGTGCCAAGGAAAAAATCTTTTCTTTAGCAAAAGAGAAAAATCTATTTGCCATTGCCTTACTGGGTAAAATTATGGGATCGGAAAAAGTACTGATTTCTCTTCTCCAAGAAAACCATCTACAGATTCGTTTTAATGCTATGCTCTCCCTACTTGATTTAAAAGATGAGCGTTGCCTGCCTTATGTAAAAGAGTTTCTTGTTAGAGATAGTCGTGATTTTGGATTTCAGCCTCAAATGACAATCGGTAATGCCTTTACCGCATGGAAAGTAGTTCCTTCTATGCAACAGCATATGAAACACTCTTTTTATGATTTAGTCGGGCTTTCTTTGTATGTAAAAGAAGAAATCTTAAGAAAATCTATCGAGCTATCTCCTGATGCATTTGTAGATTTAGCCAGTTTTCTTCTTGATGCAAGACAACTGGAGTTAATTCCTGGTATAAGTTCTTTATTACAAAATCTACAGACCCCTAAGGCAATTGCTTTATTAGAAAAACATGCTCAAAGAGCAAAAATACCCTTAATTCGCAACTATTGCAATCTTGCATTATTTCAACTCAATAAAAATACACCTTCTAAGCAGCTCATTCTAGAATGGATTCATTCTCAGCAAAATAGGCAAATCATTCAATTTCGTCCCCTCTTAACAAGAGAGAATTATTTTAAAGACAAAACCGCCTTTGAATTAACTCCCGAAGAAAATTCACAGCTGCTAATCAGCTGCTATCAGGTGATTAGCAATCAGCATACAAAAGAAGGTCTTGATGTTCTACTAGATAGTTTACAACAAGGACATCAAAAAAATCGACCTTTGATCGCAGGTCTATTGATCCAAACTCTGCAATAG
- a CDS encoding Maf family protein — translation MYLLYKKCICYSGLEKSYVLFNPLTEEQIRLYHKNDPCLDKAGGYGIQDSTKHLDPSNYRMLLQYNGITD, via the coding sequence CTGTATCTGTTATATAAAAAATGTATTTGTTATAGTGGATTAGAGAAATCCTATGTTCTTTTTAATCCACTTACAGAAGAACAAATTAGACTCTATCATAAAAATGATCCTTGCTTAGATAAAGCAGGTGGATATGGCATTCAAGACTCAACCAAGCATCTTGATCCATCGAATTATAGGATGTTATTACAATATAATGGGATTACCGATTAA
- a CDS encoding Maf family protein: MLILASSSPRRSEILRYFSLPFTQHSSHFDESIILCTSNLKRLT; the protein is encoded by the coding sequence ATGTTAATTCTAGCATCAAGCTCGCCTAGACGTTCGGAAATTTTGCGCTATTTTTCTCTTCCTTTTACCCAGCATTCTTCTCATTTTGATGAAAGTATCATTCTTTGCACTTCAAACTTGAAAAGACTAACCTAA
- a CDS encoding DUF3604 domain-containing protein produces the protein MRRSICYCEPNLAFAGQVSNWKFFYTTAVTLPKGTILKFNLFSQGRISDWQIPEASSQEKKNRIWIQTPEGKSINAKKTGQSTFECTLSSDLKAGETAIIIIGASEGSKEGNRAQTFLQRKRAFHLYIDSKGKGDWKEPEIFTLDVKGSSLENIRIIAPSLVSKNKRFDVIIRFEDCYGNLTHQAPEGTLIELSYKNLRENLNWKLFVPETGFINIPNLYFGEAGIYRIELRNLTTKEVFYSSPIKCSTDSDADKSIFWGQLHGESERFDAGDNIENCLRYLRDEKNFNFFATSSFENTEETSNDTWKVISSQIAEFNEDLRFSTFLGFQWVGKPLEEGIHQLIYSKDNKPILRKKDAKNSSLKKIYRAHSPKEILSIASFSMAKGMETNFKEFDPDFERVVEIYNCWGSSECLGKEGNLRPITAKNGKEIVESEKGSIRQALNRNCRFGFVAGGLDDRGVYNGLYEGSQVQYSAGLTAIIAVEQTRESLFQALYQRSCYATTGDKIVLGFFIAGACMGSELNTKIKPGLIFNRHLTGFIATTENIKEIVIVRNGVPFKIMNPNQTEYEFAIDDTESISKISLQSPDERPPFIYYYLRVTQENGHIAWSSPIWVDHTELLIHKTASKKLKKKEDTG, from the coding sequence ATGCGTCGATCGATCTGTTATTGCGAGCCTAATCTGGCTTTTGCTGGTCAAGTTTCAAATTGGAAATTTTTTTACACTACTGCTGTAACACTGCCTAAGGGTACTATTTTAAAATTTAACCTTTTTTCTCAGGGCAGAATTAGCGACTGGCAAATACCTGAGGCTAGCTCTCAAGAAAAGAAAAATCGAATTTGGATACAAACCCCTGAAGGTAAGTCTATTAACGCTAAAAAAACAGGTCAGTCTACCTTTGAGTGCACCCTGAGCTCTGATCTAAAAGCGGGAGAGACAGCAATCATCATTATAGGTGCTAGTGAAGGCTCAAAAGAGGGAAATCGAGCTCAAACCTTTCTACAGAGAAAACGGGCTTTTCACCTTTATATTGATTCCAAAGGAAAAGGCGACTGGAAAGAGCCTGAGATTTTTACTTTAGATGTTAAAGGGAGCTCTCTGGAAAATATTCGCATCATAGCTCCTTCATTGGTTTCTAAAAACAAGCGTTTTGATGTAATTATTCGTTTTGAGGACTGCTATGGGAACTTAACCCATCAGGCACCTGAGGGCACTTTAATTGAGCTTTCTTATAAAAATTTGCGCGAGAATTTAAATTGGAAGCTATTTGTTCCAGAAACCGGTTTTATCAACATTCCCAATCTATATTTTGGAGAAGCTGGTATCTATAGGATTGAATTGCGCAATCTAACAACAAAAGAAGTATTTTATTCATCCCCTATTAAATGCTCTACAGACTCAGATGCAGATAAAAGCATTTTCTGGGGACAGCTACATGGGGAATCAGAGCGATTTGATGCGGGCGATAATATTGAAAACTGTCTTCGTTATTTACGTGATGAGAAAAACTTTAATTTCTTTGCTACCTCCTCTTTTGAAAATACAGAAGAAACCTCTAACGACACATGGAAAGTCATTTCTTCACAAATTGCTGAATTTAACGAGGATTTAAGATTTTCTACTTTTTTAGGATTTCAATGGGTAGGAAAACCGTTAGAAGAAGGAATTCATCAGCTGATTTACTCTAAAGACAATAAACCTATCTTGCGCAAAAAAGACGCTAAAAATAGCTCCTTGAAAAAGATCTATAGAGCCCATTCTCCTAAGGAGATCTTATCTATTGCTTCCTTTAGTATGGCAAAAGGAATGGAGACAAATTTTAAAGAATTTGACCCCGATTTTGAAAGAGTTGTGGAAATTTACAATTGCTGGGGCTCTTCCGAATGTTTAGGAAAAGAAGGAAACCTCAGACCCATTACGGCAAAAAATGGTAAAGAGATTGTAGAATCGGAAAAAGGCTCTATCAGACAAGCTCTAAATCGCAACTGTCGTTTTGGTTTTGTAGCGGGTGGCTTAGATGATCGTGGAGTATACAATGGTCTTTATGAAGGCTCACAAGTGCAATACTCTGCTGGATTAACAGCCATTATAGCAGTAGAACAAACAAGAGAATCTCTTTTTCAGGCACTTTATCAAAGATCTTGCTATGCAACCACTGGGGATAAAATTGTATTAGGATTTTTCATTGCAGGAGCATGCATGGGAAGCGAATTAAACACAAAAATCAAACCCGGTTTGATTTTTAATCGTCATCTTACAGGTTTTATAGCAACAACAGAAAATATCAAAGAAATTGTCATTGTTCGCAATGGCGTTCCATTTAAAATAATGAATCCTAATCAAACAGAATATGAATTTGCTATTGATGATACCGAATCTATCTCAAAGATCTCTTTACAATCTCCCGATGAACGTCCTCCCTTTATCTATTACTATCTTAGAGTAACGCAAGAAAATGGCCATATTGCATGGAGTTCTCCTATCTGGGTTGATCATACAGAGCTTCTTATTCACAAGACAGCTTCCAAAAAGCTTAAGAAAAAAGAAGATACAGGGTAA
- a CDS encoding helix-turn-helix domain-containing protein has translation MIFNNQTQKETLPKGYHHLTYDQRCQIYILQARGDTSSSIATILKVHHSTISRELKRNKGQRGYRHQQAQEKAFLRKNSQPNKKMTPQIVTRIEEKIKLQWSPILVCIQIKSFNT, from the coding sequence GTGATTTTTAACAATCAAACACAAAAAGAGACCTTGCCTAAAGGCTACCATCACCTAACCTATGACCAAAGATGTCAGATTTATATTTTACAAGCTAGAGGAGATACATCTAGCTCAATAGCAACCATTCTAAAAGTTCATCATAGCACTATTAGTAGGGAACTTAAGAGAAATAAAGGGCAACGAGGATACCGTCATCAGCAAGCTCAAGAAAAAGCATTTCTTAGAAAAAATTCTCAGCCCAATAAAAAAATGACTCCTCAAATAGTTACCCGTATTGAAGAAAAAATCAAGTTGCAATGGAGCCCTATACTCGTTTGCATTCAAATTAAGAGTTTTAATACATAA
- a CDS encoding Ulp1 family isopeptidase, translating to MKINQINNKQSFIFNPLKIIQSLGWVAVAILTLPTVIGSYFAWKKLVAIWSKNERPDTQKTAEVASETLVQKTLDKNNLDLDEEEDFVDMLSENLPKPLEVKKEEYERVIAQFESSGCLGPSSAEVYLDYLKNINPAFHFNMRLLNKLRPSCNEFLKTIEVEVKEAKEKNGSLFFVPFLLAGNFLREQHIVVAVINLKDEKIEYFDPKGNRVYSIFVRSVDRNLAEWNEPTQKFLEELSKALFPDQNPSIIRNINYPQSLWNRVDCGAHALEFIEKRLSADSLEQASSSLTLDGRQLRRELAHTLKESLKNQSLKT from the coding sequence ATGAAAATAAATCAAATTAATAATAAACAATCATTTATCTTTAATCCTTTAAAGATCATTCAGTCCTTAGGCTGGGTTGCGGTGGCCATTTTAACCCTTCCTACTGTAATTGGCTCTTATTTTGCATGGAAAAAGCTAGTCGCTATTTGGAGTAAAAATGAAAGACCTGATACACAAAAAACAGCTGAGGTTGCTTCAGAGACTTTAGTCCAAAAAACACTAGATAAAAATAACTTAGATTTAGATGAAGAAGAAGATTTTGTTGATATGTTAAGTGAAAATCTTCCAAAACCCTTAGAAGTCAAAAAAGAAGAGTATGAACGAGTGATTGCACAATTTGAATCCTCGGGCTGTTTAGGTCCTTCTTCAGCAGAAGTTTACTTGGATTATTTAAAAAATATAAATCCTGCTTTTCATTTTAATATGCGTCTTTTAAATAAATTAAGACCTAGCTGTAATGAATTTCTAAAAACAATTGAGGTTGAAGTAAAAGAAGCAAAAGAAAAAAACGGTTCTTTGTTTTTTGTGCCTTTCTTATTAGCGGGAAATTTCCTTCGCGAGCAACATATCGTAGTAGCTGTTATTAACTTAAAAGATGAGAAAATAGAGTATTTTGATCCTAAAGGAAACCGAGTTTATTCCATCTTTGTTAGATCAGTAGATCGCAATCTAGCAGAATGGAATGAACCGACTCAAAAGTTTTTAGAGGAGCTCAGTAAAGCTCTTTTCCCTGATCAAAACCCTTCAATTATTCGTAATATAAATTATCCTCAATCTTTATGGAATAGAGTAGATTGCGGAGCACATGCTTTAGAATTTATTGAAAAAAGATTATCCGCTGATTCTTTGGAGCAGGCTTCTTCCAGTCTGACTCTTGATGGAAGGCAATTACGAAGAGAGTTAGCCCATACTTTAAAAGAAAGTCTGAAAAACCAATCATTAAAAACTTAA
- a CDS encoding hemolysin family protein produces MTTFYGIITFLFLIGSSALTAVSVALQQMGKLQVEDYLKQKHLPLFFRYFLQIFFGKQKWEGILFSLSFTKHILRIGFVLTAFFLLIKQKMFQSNLSEELLYDQKAMIFIICAIILTSLTTDCLFSLFGRFKPKKTLSILAAPCSLILSMCIPLTAPFFRLIQLLSVKLSQDKKSPFGFRLKDKIHELLQETELGVYLDANEQKLIGSIVSFKERIVREVMVPRVNLVSLPSTTFLTEAAKVFLIENFSRIPVYKDTVDNIVGVLLYKDILKVHIEHQNDAKLLSSSIEKIIKPVLYTPETKKIAYLLQEFRNKQIHLAIVVDEWGGTEGIVTIEDILEELVGEIADEYDVGTESLYTTLPNAEGWIISAKMSILDIEAELGIRIPQSPEYDTIGGFVVHRAGAIPSKGWRLHQDNFDIEILSSTERSIEKIKITHCP; encoded by the coding sequence TTGACTACTTTTTATGGTATAATCACTTTTTTATTCTTAATTGGGTCCAGTGCTTTAACCGCTGTTTCTGTTGCTCTGCAACAAATGGGAAAACTACAAGTAGAAGATTATTTAAAACAAAAGCATCTCCCTTTATTTTTCCGTTATTTTCTTCAGATTTTTTTTGGTAAACAAAAGTGGGAAGGTATTCTTTTTTCTTTGAGTTTTACAAAGCACATTCTACGTATTGGCTTTGTTTTAACGGCTTTTTTTCTTTTGATAAAGCAAAAAATGTTCCAAAGCAATTTATCTGAAGAGCTACTTTATGATCAAAAAGCGATGATTTTTATCATTTGCGCAATCATTCTTACTTCATTGACAACAGATTGTCTCTTTAGTCTATTTGGTCGATTTAAACCAAAAAAGACACTATCCATTTTAGCAGCGCCCTGCTCTCTGATTTTATCTATGTGTATTCCTTTAACAGCTCCCTTTTTTAGATTGATACAATTACTTTCTGTTAAGCTCTCTCAAGATAAAAAAAGCCCTTTTGGTTTTCGACTGAAAGACAAGATCCACGAGCTATTACAAGAAACGGAGTTAGGGGTTTATTTAGATGCAAATGAGCAAAAACTGATTGGCTCTATTGTGTCTTTTAAAGAAAGAATTGTCAGAGAAGTTATGGTTCCTAGAGTCAACCTAGTCAGCTTGCCTTCAACAACCTTTTTAACAGAAGCGGCTAAAGTTTTTCTTATAGAAAACTTTAGCCGTATCCCTGTTTATAAAGACACTGTTGACAATATTGTTGGAGTTCTACTCTATAAAGACATTCTAAAAGTGCATATCGAACATCAAAATGATGCTAAGCTGCTTTCTTCTTCTATAGAAAAAATCATCAAACCTGTTCTCTATACACCAGAAACCAAAAAAATTGCTTATTTATTGCAAGAATTTCGTAATAAACAAATCCACCTTGCCATTGTAGTGGATGAATGGGGAGGAACAGAAGGCATTGTAACGATCGAAGATATTTTAGAAGAGTTAGTAGGAGAAATCGCTGATGAATACGACGTAGGCACAGAAAGCCTATACACAACACTACCCAACGCAGAAGGGTGGATTATCAGCGCTAAGATGTCTATTCTCGATATTGAAGCAGAATTAGGTATACGCATCCCCCAAAGTCCCGAGTACGATACCATTGGAGGATTTGTAGTGCACCGAGCAGGAGCCATCCCTTCTAAAGGCTGGCGCCTACATCAAGATAACTTTGATATAGAAATTTTAAGCTCTACCGAACGCTCTATTGAAAAAATCAAAATCACTCACTGTCCTTGA
- the ybeY gene encoding rRNA maturation RNase YbeY: MERWRKCKSNQLTQNTQFFLVLQIKILNSQKDLHFSKVKIKKVVFFLFELLQIKTDEISIQFVSEKRISQLHALFFQNPAPTDCITFPIDSIPYKRNGYHLLGEIFICPKMAKQYAKKYQINPFEELCRYVVHGILHLIGFEDEKPDLRAQMKRKENACLKCLKQKGLLALD, encoded by the coding sequence ATGGAAAGATGGAGAAAATGTAAAAGTAACCAACTTACCCAAAACACCCAATTCTTTCTAGTTTTGCAAATAAAAATTTTAAATTCACAAAAAGACCTCCATTTTTCTAAGGTTAAAATAAAAAAGGTGGTCTTTTTTTTATTTGAATTGCTACAAATCAAAACGGATGAAATAAGCATTCAGTTTGTCTCTGAAAAAAGAATTTCTCAACTACATGCCCTTTTTTTTCAAAATCCCGCTCCCACAGATTGCATTACTTTCCCCATAGATTCTATTCCCTACAAGCGGAATGGGTACCACCTTTTAGGTGAAATATTTATTTGCCCCAAAATGGCTAAGCAGTATGCTAAAAAATATCAAATAAATCCTTTTGAAGAGTTATGTCGTTATGTAGTTCACGGCATTTTGCATTTAATCGGTTTTGAAGATGAAAAACCTGATTTAAGAGCGCAAATGAAAAGAAAAGAAAATGCTTGTCTAAAATGCCTAAAACAAAAAGGACTACTTGCACTAGATTAA